From a region of the Blochmannia endosymbiont of Camponotus modoc genome:
- the cysC gene encoding adenylyl-sulfate kinase yields MIHKNINRISNKNIFWNTCYITQQDRELLHKHRAILLWFTGLSGSGKSILANVLETKLHHRNISTYMLDGDNVRHGLCRDLGFSDHDRHENIRRVGETARLLVDAGVVVLATFISPYYRERQMVRNMFPINHFIEIFVDTPFRVCEQRDSKGLYKRARAGEIENFTGISSPYERPKKPDIYLDGQKSIIELINQILRSSCIEHLFKIDLSI; encoded by the coding sequence ATGATTCATAAAAATATCAATCGTATATCCAACAAGAATATTTTTTGGAACACCTGTTATATAACACAACAAGATCGTGAGCTTTTACATAAACATCGGGCTATATTATTATGGTTTACAGGGCTATCAGGATCTGGTAAGTCAATTTTAGCTAATGTTTTAGAAACAAAATTACATCATAGAAATATCAGCACATATATGTTAGATGGAGACAATGTCCGACATGGATTGTGTCGGGATTTAGGATTTAGTGATCATGATCGACATGAAAATATACGTCGAGTAGGAGAAACAGCGCGATTGCTAGTTGATGCTGGTGTAGTGGTATTGGCTACTTTTATTTCTCCTTATTATCGTGAGCGTCAAATGGTACGTAACATGTTTCCTATCAATCATTTTATTGAAATATTTGTTGATACACCCTTTCGTGTGTGTGAACAACGCGATTCAAAAGGTTTGTACAAAAGAGCTAGAGCAGGTGAAATAGAAAATTTTACTGGTATAAGTTCTCCTTACGAACGACCAAAAAAACCAGATATATATTTAGATGGTCAAAAATCGATCATAGAGTTAATTAATCAAATATTGCGATCATCGTGTATTGAACATTTGTTTAAAATAGACTTATCTATCTAA
- the cysN gene encoding sulfate adenylyltransferase subunit CysN, whose amino-acid sequence MISTIEQEIIDHGGIENYLYAQQHKMLLRFLTCGSVDDGKSTLIGRLLHDSYQIYDDQLSILHTDSKKIGTQKNKLDLALLVDGLQSERAQGITIDVAYRYFFTKKRKFIIADTPGHIEYTKNMVTGASTSELAILLVDARKGIQSQTKRHWFITVLLGIQYIIVAINKMDLINYNQKIFQKISKEYLEFTKKHLSTEIYTTFIPISAVDGDNVTTLSTNMKWYNGPTLLEMLEDIQINDSLHFEQKELRFPVQYVIRHNLDFRGYVGTIASGSMHVGQRINVFPSNTTSTIKRIIKFNADQTHAGAKEAIAITLEHDLDVSRGDMIIDSHATITPVQSALVDVVWMKKEALKKNQYFNVKIATKVIRAQVKNIEYQIDVNTLQSQKTNTISLNGIGLVRLLFDEPLILDQYSRYPTTGSMIFIDLLTNETVGAGMVRTPIARHKFKHNKNYSEFELALHEFIRFHFPHWNIQDLS is encoded by the coding sequence ATGATTAGCACCATAGAGCAGGAAATTATCGATCATGGAGGAATTGAAAATTATCTATATGCGCAACAACATAAAATGTTGTTGCGCTTTCTTACATGTGGTAGCGTAGACGATGGTAAAAGTACCTTGATAGGACGGTTGTTACATGATTCTTATCAAATTTATGATGATCAGTTATCTATTCTTCATACGGATAGCAAAAAAATTGGTACTCAAAAAAATAAATTAGACTTAGCATTGCTGGTAGATGGATTACAATCGGAACGTGCACAAGGCATTACTATAGATGTTGCTTATCGTTATTTTTTTACTAAAAAACGTAAATTTATCATTGCTGATACTCCAGGACATATAGAATATACAAAAAATATGGTTACTGGTGCTTCTACTAGCGAATTGGCTATTTTATTAGTTGATGCTCGTAAAGGAATACAGAGTCAAACTAAAAGGCATTGGTTTATCACTGTACTTCTAGGTATTCAGTATATTATAGTGGCAATCAATAAAATGGATTTAATAAATTATAATCAAAAAATATTTCAAAAAATTAGTAAAGAATATTTAGAATTTACTAAGAAACATTTATCGACTGAGATATATACAACATTTATTCCGATATCCGCTGTAGACGGAGATAACGTTACAACATTATCCACGAATATGAAGTGGTACAACGGACCCACATTGTTGGAAATGTTAGAAGATATCCAGATTAATGATTCCTTGCACTTCGAGCAGAAAGAATTACGTTTTCCAGTACAGTATGTAATTCGTCATAATTTAGATTTCAGAGGCTATGTTGGCACTATTGCTTCTGGTAGTATGCATGTTGGACAACGTATTAATGTTTTTCCTTCAAATACTACTTCTACTATTAAACGTATTATTAAATTTAATGCGGATCAAACACATGCTGGGGCTAAAGAGGCAATCGCTATAACTTTGGAACATGATCTTGACGTTAGTCGCGGAGATATGATAATTGATTCTCATGCCACTATTACACCGGTTCAGAGCGCCTTGGTAGATGTGGTATGGATGAAAAAAGAAGCATTAAAAAAAAACCAATATTTTAATGTTAAGATTGCTACTAAAGTTATAAGAGCGCAGGTAAAAAATATAGAATACCAAATAGATGTTAATACCTTGCAATCTCAAAAGACAAACACAATTTCACTCAATGGAATTGGACTAGTAAGGTTGTTATTCGATGAGCCACTGATACTAGATCAATATTCTCGTTACCCAACAACTGGTAGCATGATATTTATTGATTTATTAACCAATGAAACTGTAGGAGCTGGAATGGTTCGCACCCCTATCGCACGTCATAAGTTTAAGCATAATAAAAATTATAGTGAATTTGAATTGGCATTACATGAATTTATTCGTTTTCATTTTCCTCATTGGAATATCCAAGACTTATCATGA
- the cysD gene encoding sulfate adenylyltransferase subunit CysD, protein MIHNRKHVTYFHRLESESIYIIREVVAEFQKPVMLYSIGKDSSVMLHLARKAFYPSTLPFPLLHIDTGWKFHEMYVFRDNTAKSYDLELLVHKNPEGISMGINPFIHGSAKHTDIMKTEGLKQALHQYNFDAAFGGARRDEEKVRSKERIYSFRDKFHCWNPRKQRPELWHNYNGKINKGESIRVFPLSNWTELDIWQYIFFEKIDIVSLYLAKNRPVIYRNGNLIMVDDDRINLTSEETVETRMVRFRTLGCWPLTGAIESQAETLPTIIEEMLISKKSERQGRIIDFDQSGSMENKKRQGYF, encoded by the coding sequence ATGATCCACAATAGAAAGCATGTTACTTATTTTCATAGATTAGAGTCAGAGAGTATCTATATTATTCGTGAAGTAGTTGCTGAGTTTCAAAAACCAGTCATGCTATATTCTATTGGTAAGGATTCTTCAGTAATGTTACATTTAGCTCGAAAAGCATTTTATCCTAGCACATTACCTTTTCCCTTATTACATATAGATACTGGTTGGAAATTTCATGAAATGTATGTATTTCGAGACAATACCGCTAAATCTTATGATTTAGAGTTATTAGTGCATAAAAATCCAGAAGGAATATCTATGGGAATCAACCCATTTATTCATGGTAGCGCTAAACATACAGATATTATGAAAACGGAAGGATTGAAGCAAGCATTACATCAATATAACTTCGATGCAGCTTTCGGAGGTGCTCGCCGTGATGAAGAAAAAGTTAGGTCTAAAGAACGAATTTATTCGTTTCGAGATAAATTTCATTGTTGGAATCCTAGAAAACAACGTCCGGAATTATGGCATAATTATAATGGAAAAATTAATAAAGGAGAAAGCATTCGTGTATTTCCTTTATCCAATTGGACAGAACTAGATATTTGGCAGTATATTTTTTTTGAAAAAATTGATATAGTATCATTATACTTAGCCAAAAATCGACCTGTAATTTACAGAAATGGTAATTTGATTATGGTGGATGACGATCGCATCAATCTTACATCTGAAGAAACTGTAGAAACACGTATGGTACGATTTCGTACGTTGGGATGTTGGCCATTAACCGGAGCGATTGAATCTCAAGCAGAGACATTACCTACAATAATTGAAGAAATGTTAATATCTAAGAAAAGTGAGCGTCAAGGTCGAATCATTGATTTTGATCAATCCGGATCTATGGAAAATAAAAAACGCCAAGGTTATTTCTAA